In Marinobacter sp. M3C, the genomic stretch CCCCGGTATTAGGGCGTATCAGCATTGGTCGGGTTGTTGAGAAAAACGGCATCCGGCTGCCACAGAAAGACAACCAGTTCACCATCACCTCCCAAATCCAGGAGAAGGGTGGGTGGATTCTACACCCCCTCGACGAAGAGCTCAGAAAGGATGCCCCAAACGGCAAACTGCGAACCATTCCGGTACGCATGCTCTTCAACGAAGCGGATCTCAACCTGCGGGCGGAATACACCATGTTCGACCGTAAAAGCGGACGGCCCTTGTGTGTAGGTAACGGCGACACATGCAAGCGCTTGACGCAATCCGGAGTGCAGTCTTTGCCATGCCCGGGGCCGACGCTGTGTGAGTTCGGTAAGGGTGGTCTGTGCAAGCCCTATGGTCGTCTGAACGTGAAGGTCGGTGATGACGATGATCTTGGCACCTTCATCTTTCGCACAACCGGCTACAACAGTATCCGGACCCTTGCGGCCAGGCTGAGCTACTACCAGGCAGTCTCTGGTGGTCTGCTGGCTTACATGCCGTTGGAATTGAAGCTCCGGGGCAAAAGCACGACGCAGAGCCATCGGACGCCGATCTACTATGTGGATCTGGTAATCAGGGAAGGGTTGTCGCTGCAGGAAGCGGTGGTTGAGGCAAGGGAAAAGGCCAGGCAGGTGAAGGAGGCGGGCGTTGACCAGGCTGCTCTGGATGCGGCGGCTGCTAAGGGATTTGGTAATGCGCTGTTCGAGTATGACGAAGATGAGGCAAGTCAGTTGATTGAAGAGTTTTACCCCGCTACTTCAGTGGAAGGCTCGCTGGATAATGCCTCTGTTGTGTCAAAACTGCGGAAAGACCGCAATTCTGTAAAGTCGGCTTCAAGCTAGATGTTGACGAGTGGTCCGCGCGGGCCACTCGTCAGAATGCCATGGTGGTTGTTTTTTATCCTTCTCAAACTGATGATTAGTCAGTTGCTTACACAAATTATGCTTTTGCATGGGACCAGCGATTCAACATTTTCAGCAGGGTGTTTTTGTTCACTGGTTTGGCAAGATAATCGTCCATCCCGG encodes the following:
- a CDS encoding hydrolase or metal-binding protein encodes the protein MIKGLAITPPVLGRISIGRVVEKNGIRLPQKDNQFTITSQIQEKGGWILHPLDEELRKDAPNGKLRTIPVRMLFNEADLNLRAEYTMFDRKSGRPLCVGNGDTCKRLTQSGVQSLPCPGPTLCEFGKGGLCKPYGRLNVKVGDDDDLGTFIFRTTGYNSIRTLAARLSYYQAVSGGLLAYMPLELKLRGKSTTQSHRTPIYYVDLVIREGLSLQEAVVEAREKARQVKEAGVDQAALDAAAAKGFGNALFEYDEDEASQLIEEFYPATSVEGSLDNASVVSKLRKDRNSVKSASS